A portion of the Burkholderia sp. GAS332 genome contains these proteins:
- a CDS encoding monosaccharide ABC transporter substrate-binding protein, CUT2 family produces the protein MLKRRLIGVVVGVGALIGGTSVALAQDTYIPLISKGFQHQFWQAVKAGAEQSAKEHNVRITFEGPETEAMVDKQIDMLSAALAKKPQALGIAALDSKAAIPLLRKAQAEKIPVIAFDSGVDSDIPLTTCATDNIAAAALAADKMAEAIGNAGEVGLVVHDQTSRTGIDRRDGFLNEMKAKHPNIKIVSVQYGGGDHLKSAEIAKTMIQANPNLKGIFGANEGSAEGAAIGVKESGKKLVLIGYDSGKEQKDDINSGLMAGAITQNPVGIGKCVVDSAVKALKGEKLPKKVDTGFYWYDKSNMSDPKIAAVLYD, from the coding sequence ATGTTGAAAAGAAGACTAATCGGTGTCGTGGTCGGCGTTGGCGCGCTCATTGGCGGGACCAGTGTTGCGCTCGCGCAGGACACCTACATCCCGCTGATCTCGAAAGGCTTCCAGCACCAGTTCTGGCAGGCCGTCAAAGCCGGCGCGGAACAGTCGGCCAAGGAGCACAACGTCAGGATCACCTTCGAGGGCCCGGAAACCGAGGCCATGGTCGATAAGCAGATCGACATGCTCTCGGCCGCGCTTGCCAAGAAGCCTCAGGCGCTCGGCATCGCCGCGCTCGATAGCAAAGCGGCCATTCCGCTGTTGAGGAAGGCACAGGCCGAAAAAATACCGGTCATCGCCTTCGACTCGGGCGTCGACAGCGACATTCCGCTGACGACGTGTGCAACGGATAACATTGCCGCGGCCGCACTCGCCGCCGACAAGATGGCCGAGGCAATCGGCAATGCCGGTGAGGTCGGCCTGGTCGTGCACGATCAGACCAGCCGCACCGGCATCGATCGCCGCGACGGCTTTCTGAATGAGATGAAAGCGAAGCACCCGAACATCAAGATCGTCTCAGTTCAGTATGGCGGCGGCGACCATCTGAAGTCGGCGGAAATCGCCAAGACGATGATCCAGGCCAATCCCAATCTCAAGGGCATTTTCGGCGCGAATGAAGGCTCGGCGGAAGGGGCCGCGATTGGCGTCAAGGAATCGGGCAAAAAGCTCGTTCTGATTGGCTATGACTCCGGCAAGGAGCAAAAGGACGACATCAATTCGGGCTTGATGGCCGGCGCCATCACGCAGAACCCGGTTGGCATCGGCAAATGTGTTGTCGACTCCGCGGTGAAGGCGCTGAAGGGCGAGAAGCTGCCCAAGAAAGTCGACACCGGCTTCTACTGGTACGACAAGAGCAATATGAGCGATCCCAAGATCGCCGCCGTGCTCTACGATTGA
- a CDS encoding Uncharacterized conserved protein YndB, AHSA1/START domain: MTTGTVHLQRVLRATPERIYRAFLEPDAIAKWLPPYGFTCQVHHMDARVGGTYKMSFRNFGTGNSHSFGGEYVELVPFEKIRYSDRFDNPNLPGQMHATISLRQVSCGTELSIVQEGIPAVIPVEMCYLGWQESLFQLAKLVEPEIPD, encoded by the coding sequence ATGACTACCGGAACCGTCCATCTCCAACGCGTCTTGCGCGCGACGCCCGAACGCATCTATCGAGCCTTCCTCGAACCTGATGCGATAGCGAAGTGGCTTCCCCCTTACGGGTTCACCTGTCAGGTGCATCACATGGATGCCCGCGTGGGTGGCACCTACAAGATGTCCTTCCGTAACTTCGGCACCGGCAATAGCCACTCGTTCGGCGGCGAGTACGTCGAACTGGTGCCGTTCGAGAAGATCCGCTACTCGGACCGATTCGACAACCCGAACCTGCCCGGCCAAATGCACGCCACCATTTCATTGCGGCAGGTGTCCTGCGGAACGGAACTCAGCATTGTGCAAGAGGGCATCCCCGCGGTCATTCCTGTGGAGATGTGCTACCTCGGCTGGCAAGAGTCGCTGTTTCAGTTGGCAAAGTTGGTCGAGCCGGAGATTCCTGACTAA
- a CDS encoding monosaccharide ABC transporter membrane protein, CUT2 family, producing MTQPSDTSALANEGRPSGLRARVFAPAALQKLLAFGSLILLLVFFSFASPAFMQMDNMLGILQATAVNGVLAIACTFVIITGGIDLSVGTLMTFTAVICGVFLTYWHLPMWTGVVAAIGTGALCGTISGTLTAKMKIPPFIATLGMMLLLKGLSLVVSADKPIYFSDTENFYRISQDSLIGYVLPSLPVPNAVLILFFLAIVSSITLNRTALGRYTFALGSNEEAVRLSGVNVDRWKIAIYGLAGAICGVAGLLIASRLNSAQPALGQGYELEAIAAVVIGGTSLSGGAGTILGTIIGAFIMSVLTNGLRILSVAQEWQIVVTGLIIILAVYADILRRKKS from the coding sequence ATGACACAGCCATCGGATACGTCGGCGTTGGCGAATGAGGGACGGCCGTCCGGCCTTCGAGCCCGCGTGTTCGCGCCGGCCGCGCTGCAAAAGCTGCTCGCCTTCGGGAGCCTGATCCTCCTGCTGGTCTTTTTTAGCTTCGCGTCTCCCGCGTTCATGCAGATGGACAATATGCTCGGGATTCTGCAGGCGACGGCGGTCAACGGCGTGCTGGCGATCGCCTGCACGTTCGTCATCATCACCGGCGGCATCGATCTGTCCGTCGGTACGTTGATGACCTTCACTGCCGTGATTTGCGGCGTGTTTCTGACCTATTGGCATTTGCCGATGTGGACCGGCGTCGTCGCTGCGATTGGGACGGGCGCGCTCTGCGGGACCATTTCGGGAACGCTCACGGCGAAAATGAAAATACCGCCGTTCATTGCCACCTTAGGCATGATGCTGTTGCTGAAAGGGCTGTCGCTGGTCGTCTCGGCCGACAAGCCAATCTATTTCAGCGACACCGAAAATTTCTACCGGATCTCTCAGGATTCGCTGATCGGCTACGTGCTGCCGAGCCTGCCCGTTCCGAACGCGGTCCTGATCCTGTTTTTCCTTGCGATTGTGAGTTCGATCACGCTCAATCGCACGGCGCTCGGCCGCTACACCTTTGCGCTTGGCAGCAACGAAGAAGCCGTGCGCCTTTCCGGCGTGAATGTCGATCGGTGGAAGATTGCCATTTACGGCCTGGCGGGGGCAATTTGCGGCGTCGCCGGGCTGCTCATCGCCTCGCGCCTGAATTCGGCCCAGCCGGCGCTAGGCCAAGGTTATGAACTCGAAGCGATCGCGGCCGTGGTCATCGGCGGAACCTCGCTCAGCGGCGGTGCGGGCACGATTCTGGGCACGATCATCGGCGCGTTCATTATGAGCGTGCTGACCAACGGCCTGCGTATCTTGTCCGTCGCTCAGGAATGGCAGATCGTGGTGACCGGCCTCATCATCATCCTTGCGGTCTATGCCGATATTTTGCGGCGCAAGAAAAGCTGA
- a CDS encoding Tetratricopeptide (TPR) repeat has product MNIDPATQTNIRQALSLYSGGRFAEALAIIKRVLQLHPANVDALNFAAACSLRMDRNLDAETYWRRVIKEKPEYADAHYNLGLLFQKLKRFQEAEAAYQRAIAIRPENAQAHCNLGVVLVELRRLAEAETVYRRAIAIRPDYAEVHGNLGNLLRELKRFSEAEAAYQRSLAIRPDYADVHTHLGLLLHELKRFSEAEAAYRRALAVRPGCADASWYLSILLLYLGRWPEAWPLYEARYRSEVTRGTTPPSVGYPQWRGESLQGKSLLIWPEQGFGDEIQFVRYLPVLKAQGATRITLVCRPELRPLFQSLTGADVVIAPEGARNTSAHDFWTFLLSIPLHLGTTPDSIPASLPYLQAPQDRIEFWRPRLPETGVRVGLVWKGRASHHNDSNRSLAGLATLAPLWGVPGLSFISLQKGQGEADAIQPPLNQPILDLGSDIKDFADTAAIVAQLDLVISVDTAIAHLAGALGKPCWVLLPGIGTDWRWMDARVDSPWYPGVMRLYRQEGSDWTEIVGEMVRSLLDWKP; this is encoded by the coding sequence ATGAACATTGACCCGGCCACGCAGACAAATATTCGCCAGGCGCTTTCGCTTTACTCCGGCGGACGATTTGCTGAAGCACTTGCCATCATAAAACGTGTGCTCCAGTTGCATCCTGCCAATGTTGATGCACTGAATTTCGCCGCGGCCTGTTCGCTTCGAATGGACAGGAATCTGGATGCGGAAACGTACTGGCGTCGGGTTATCAAGGAGAAGCCCGAGTACGCCGACGCCCACTACAACCTTGGCCTGCTGTTCCAGAAGCTCAAACGGTTTCAGGAAGCCGAGGCGGCCTACCAGCGCGCCATCGCCATCCGCCCTGAAAATGCACAGGCTCATTGCAATCTGGGCGTTGTGCTCGTGGAGCTTAGGCGCCTTGCTGAGGCCGAAACGGTCTACCGGCGTGCCATCGCCATCCGCCCTGACTATGCCGAGGTTCACGGCAACCTGGGCAACCTGCTCCGGGAACTCAAGCGTTTCTCCGAGGCTGAAGCAGCCTATCAGCGTTCTCTCGCCATCCGCCCCGACTATGCCGACGTCCACACCCACCTGGGCTTGCTGCTTCATGAACTCAAGCGCTTCTCTGAGGCCGAAGCGGCTTATCGGCGAGCGCTCGCCGTTCGGCCTGGCTGCGCAGATGCTAGCTGGTATTTGAGCATTCTCTTGCTTTATCTCGGTCGATGGCCCGAAGCTTGGCCTCTCTATGAGGCGCGTTATCGTAGTGAGGTAACACGCGGGACCACACCGCCGTCCGTCGGTTATCCACAGTGGCGAGGCGAGTCCTTGCAGGGCAAGTCCCTGCTGATCTGGCCGGAGCAGGGTTTCGGAGACGAAATCCAGTTCGTCAGGTACCTGCCGGTCCTGAAAGCGCAAGGAGCGACACGGATCACGCTTGTCTGCAGGCCAGAACTTCGACCGCTATTCCAGTCGCTGACAGGGGCGGACGTGGTCATTGCGCCTGAGGGAGCACGGAACACCAGCGCACACGATTTCTGGACGTTCCTGCTCAGCATTCCATTGCATCTCGGAACGACTCCAGACTCCATCCCGGCCAGTCTTCCGTATCTGCAGGCGCCGCAGGATCGCATCGAATTCTGGCGTCCCCGCTTGCCCGAAACGGGTGTGCGGGTTGGTCTGGTCTGGAAGGGGCGTGCCTCTCATCACAACGACAGCAACCGCTCCCTGGCTGGCCTGGCAACATTAGCCCCTCTTTGGGGCGTTCCCGGTCTCAGTTTTATCAGCCTCCAGAAAGGACAGGGCGAAGCGGACGCGATTCAGCCTCCACTCAACCAGCCGATCCTGGATCTTGGCTCGGACATCAAGGATTTTGCGGATACTGCGGCAATTGTTGCGCAGTTAGATCTTGTCATCAGCGTTGATACTGCGATTGCTCATCTTGCTGGCGCGCTAGGCAAACCCTGTTGGGTGCTGCTCCCTGGCATCGGCACCGATTGGCGCTGGATGGATGCTCGCGTGGATTCGCCTTGGTATCCCGGAGTGATGCGACTGTACCGACAGGAAGGATCGGATTGGACGGAAATCGTTGGCGAAATGGTCAGGTCGCTACTTGACTGGAAGCCTTAG
- a CDS encoding Cupin domain-containing protein produces MRRYFYLAALPATFVAGMFAAHLGTPAQAQTSNVPLTAQIIDLAALTDADLGAQIPNMGTLRSKGLVVTPSGTIAVQTGNVPKHTHQGSDEIQYVISGSGTFWLGDEQRQIHPGDLIIIPKGTVHAGAVATSGEFKVLSIKLPPQAPGDMQMVP; encoded by the coding sequence ATGCGTCGATACTTCTACCTCGCGGCATTGCCTGCCACCTTTGTTGCCGGCATGTTTGCAGCCCATCTGGGCACACCGGCGCAAGCCCAGACGTCAAACGTCCCGCTGACGGCGCAGATCATTGACCTTGCGGCCCTAACCGATGCCGATCTTGGCGCCCAGATTCCGAACATGGGTACGTTGCGCTCGAAAGGCCTGGTCGTCACGCCGAGCGGGACCATCGCCGTGCAGACCGGTAACGTACCCAAGCATACGCACCAAGGTTCTGACGAAATCCAGTACGTCATTTCGGGAAGCGGCACTTTCTGGCTAGGCGACGAACAACGTCAGATTCATCCCGGCGACCTGATCATTATCCCGAAGGGAACGGTACATGCGGGGGCCGTGGCGACCAGCGGCGAATTCAAGGTCCTTTCTATCAAGCTGCCGCCGCAAGCGCCCGGCGACATGCAGATGGTTCCCTGA
- a CDS encoding L-fuconate dehydratase, with translation MPTITKLSVRDIRFPTSRSLDGSDAMNAAPDYSATYVTLETDSPEGLTGHGLTFTIGRGNEICVSAVQALRSLVVGKTLEDIAANMGAFWRALTSDSQLRWIGPDKGAIHLATAAVVNAAWDLWAKAEGKPVWKLLVDMSPEELVRCLDFRYVTDAITPQEAIAMLHRHAKTRGEREKEMLAHGYPAYTTSAGWLGYDDDKIRRLAREGVAQGWTHFKQKVGGNLEEDMRRARILREEIGENLKLMMDANQVWDVDEAVANMRRLAQFDPWWIEEPTSPDDILGHAAIRERIRPIGVATGEHCHNRVMFKQLLQAQAIDFCQVDSCRLGGLNEVIIVLLMAAKFGVPVCPHAGGVGLCEYVQHISLFDYICVSASLENRVLEYVDHLHEHFVDPVVIRNGRYMPPQRAGYSIEMHAASLDQYDFPAGPAWRV, from the coding sequence ATGCCCACGATCACAAAGCTGTCCGTCCGGGACATTCGGTTCCCGACCTCGCGTTCACTCGATGGCTCCGATGCGATGAACGCCGCGCCGGATTATTCCGCCACCTACGTGACGCTCGAAACCGATTCGCCGGAGGGGCTCACAGGCCACGGCCTCACGTTCACGATCGGACGCGGCAACGAGATCTGCGTGAGCGCGGTACAGGCGCTTCGCTCCCTCGTCGTCGGCAAAACGCTCGAGGATATCGCCGCGAATATGGGCGCTTTCTGGCGCGCGCTGACGTCAGACAGTCAGTTGCGCTGGATCGGCCCGGACAAGGGAGCCATTCACCTGGCGACGGCGGCGGTCGTGAATGCGGCCTGGGACTTGTGGGCCAAAGCGGAAGGCAAGCCGGTGTGGAAACTGCTCGTCGACATGAGCCCGGAAGAACTCGTGCGTTGTCTCGACTTCCGTTACGTGACCGATGCGATCACGCCGCAGGAAGCGATCGCCATGCTGCACCGTCATGCCAAAACCCGGGGCGAGCGCGAGAAGGAGATGCTGGCACACGGCTATCCCGCCTACACGACGTCGGCCGGCTGGCTCGGCTACGACGACGACAAGATTCGCCGGCTCGCGCGCGAAGGTGTCGCGCAGGGCTGGACGCACTTCAAGCAGAAGGTGGGGGGCAATCTCGAAGAAGACATGCGTCGGGCTCGCATCCTGCGCGAGGAAATCGGCGAAAACCTGAAGCTGATGATGGATGCGAACCAGGTGTGGGATGTCGATGAAGCGGTCGCGAACATGCGGCGCCTGGCGCAATTCGATCCGTGGTGGATCGAGGAACCCACGAGTCCCGACGACATTCTCGGCCACGCGGCCATCCGCGAGCGGATTCGGCCCATCGGCGTCGCGACGGGCGAGCACTGCCATAACCGGGTGATGTTCAAGCAATTGCTGCAGGCGCAGGCCATCGACTTCTGTCAGGTCGATAGTTGCCGCTTGGGTGGTCTGAACGAGGTGATCATCGTTCTGCTAATGGCGGCGAAATTCGGCGTGCCTGTATGCCCGCACGCGGGCGGCGTCGGCCTGTGCGAGTATGTACAGCACATTTCGCTGTTCGACTATATCTGCGTGTCGGCGTCGCTGGAAAACCGGGTGCTCGAGTACGTGGATCATTTGCATGAGCATTTCGTCGATCCGGTTGTAATTCGCAACGGCCGTTATATGCCGCCGCAACGTGCCGGTTACAGCATCGAAATGCATGCGGCGTCGCTCGATCAGTATGACTTTCCCGCGGGGCCGGCTTGGCGAGTATGA
- a CDS encoding MHYT domain-containing protein, NO-binding membrane sensor, protein MQSNYNFWLVAVSLIVATLASFTAIDLADRLSILAYARARHLWLAAGALAMGVGIWSMHFIGMLSFSLSIPIGYDFTLTCYSLVIAVLVSWFALHAVTRQRLKLSHVLAGGVLMGLGIASMHYMGMAAMLMNPAIRYEPSIFAGSILIAIAASTAALWVANTLRGADQKHVMRKRIAAACVMGIAIAGMHYTGMAAADFPVGSVCGAANGVKPLWLAAAVIPFAFVILIVTLLLSRLDARAEFLAKSVARLDDQIDRMRGPIQ, encoded by the coding sequence ATGCAAAGCAACTATAACTTTTGGTTGGTCGCTGTTTCCCTTATCGTCGCGACGCTTGCTTCCTTCACAGCAATTGATCTCGCAGACCGGCTTTCCATACTGGCTTACGCTCGTGCCCGGCACCTATGGCTGGCGGCGGGCGCGTTGGCGATGGGCGTTGGCATCTGGTCCATGCACTTCATCGGGATGCTCTCGTTCTCTCTGAGCATCCCGATTGGCTACGATTTCACCCTAACCTGTTACTCGCTCGTTATCGCCGTACTCGTCTCCTGGTTTGCGTTGCATGCCGTCACGCGGCAACGTCTGAAGCTGTCCCATGTGCTCGCAGGTGGGGTCCTGATGGGGTTGGGTATCGCCAGCATGCATTACATGGGCATGGCCGCGATGCTGATGAACCCCGCGATTCGCTACGAGCCAAGTATCTTTGCCGGGTCAATTCTCATTGCCATCGCAGCTTCCACCGCGGCACTGTGGGTCGCGAACACACTCCGCGGAGCGGATCAGAAACATGTGATGCGCAAGCGCATTGCTGCGGCCTGTGTCATGGGCATTGCCATCGCAGGTATGCATTACACCGGCATGGCCGCGGCGGATTTCCCCGTTGGATCGGTTTGCGGCGCGGCGAACGGCGTCAAGCCTCTGTGGCTCGCTGCCGCCGTCATTCCGTTTGCGTTCGTGATTCTCATCGTGACGCTGCTTCTTTCCCGCCTTGATGCCCGAGCCGAGTTTCTCGCCAAGTCGGTCGCCCGGCTCGATGATCAGATCGATCGCATGCGCGGGCCGATACAGTGA
- a CDS encoding 40-residue YVTN family beta-propeller repeat-containing protein, which translates to MKRTSILATGLTSIVMAVAQSAWAGQAPGSLSDPDIPVSHHDRVYAAEQFSNTVSVTDPADNRLVGVIRLGEPSPANFSPLYHGQVLVHGMGYAPDHRTIAVVSIGSNSVSFIDTQTNAVKHVTYVGRSPHEAFFTPDGKEVWVTVRGENYVAVLDGKTFEEKTRIIVPPGPGMQIFSPDGKYGYVCSSFNPEVEVISVADHTIVGNVKQASPFCPDLAATPDGKQVWFTLKDVGKTQVFDARPPFALLKTLDTGPITNHVNIVHNANGMFAYVTVGGLNQVKVFRTDDFSQVATIPVGSLPHGIWPSGDGSRVYVGLENADAMTAIDTLTNTVIATVPIGQAPQAVTYVPNAVPEGDGTQNTVPLGVAGQAVHLTMVPVGAGKSADPAAAPTSVALFEQGLVQVLQAAVTGLQSKQPYVLGLSNSPDGSGNIDVLANFMTNPAGSAIVNTIGQIRQVVTPGMSTTGDTRRYLVIAPQTAGKPGAPVQVQARQSQPAAAGQ; encoded by the coding sequence ATGAAACGCACGTCGATTCTCGCCACCGGGCTGACTTCCATCGTGATGGCTGTCGCCCAATCCGCCTGGGCCGGCCAGGCCCCCGGTTCGCTGTCCGATCCGGACATACCGGTGAGCCACCACGACCGGGTCTATGCCGCCGAGCAATTCTCGAACACCGTATCCGTCACTGATCCGGCCGACAACCGGCTGGTCGGGGTGATTCGCCTGGGTGAGCCGTCTCCGGCGAATTTCAGCCCGCTGTATCACGGTCAGGTGCTCGTGCATGGCATGGGTTACGCACCGGACCATCGAACGATTGCGGTGGTGTCAATCGGCTCGAACTCGGTTTCGTTCATCGACACGCAAACCAACGCGGTCAAGCATGTCACCTACGTTGGACGCTCGCCGCATGAGGCGTTCTTCACCCCTGACGGCAAGGAAGTGTGGGTGACCGTGCGCGGAGAAAACTACGTAGCCGTTCTCGACGGCAAGACTTTCGAAGAGAAAACCCGGATTATTGTCCCGCCCGGCCCGGGCATGCAGATCTTCTCGCCGGACGGTAAATACGGCTACGTGTGTTCGTCGTTCAATCCAGAGGTCGAGGTGATCTCCGTGGCCGATCACACGATTGTCGGCAACGTGAAGCAGGCAAGCCCGTTTTGCCCGGACCTCGCGGCCACCCCGGACGGCAAGCAGGTCTGGTTCACGCTCAAGGACGTGGGCAAGACTCAGGTGTTCGATGCACGTCCGCCATTCGCGCTCCTGAAGACCCTCGATACGGGTCCCATCACCAACCACGTGAACATCGTGCATAACGCCAACGGCATGTTTGCTTACGTGACGGTGGGCGGCCTGAATCAGGTTAAGGTATTCCGCACCGACGACTTCTCGCAGGTCGCGACCATACCCGTTGGTAGTCTGCCGCATGGTATCTGGCCGTCGGGCGACGGCAGCCGCGTCTACGTCGGCCTTGAGAACGCAGATGCAATGACCGCCATCGATACGCTGACCAACACAGTCATTGCGACCGTGCCGATTGGGCAGGCGCCACAGGCGGTGACGTACGTGCCAAACGCGGTTCCAGAGGGAGACGGCACGCAAAATACCGTGCCGCTAGGCGTGGCGGGACAAGCCGTCCATTTGACGATGGTGCCGGTTGGAGCGGGCAAGTCGGCGGATCCCGCCGCCGCGCCTACCAGCGTCGCACTGTTCGAGCAGGGGCTGGTGCAGGTGCTGCAGGCCGCGGTCACCGGACTGCAGTCAAAGCAGCCGTATGTCCTTGGTCTGTCGAACAGTCCCGATGGCAGCGGCAATATCGACGTGCTGGCGAACTTCATGACTAACCCGGCCGGTTCGGCCATCGTGAATACCATCGGCCAGATTCGCCAGGTGGTCACGCCGGGCATGAGCACGACGGGCGACACCCGTCGTTACCTCGTGATCGCCCCGCAAACGGCGGGCAAGCCGGGGGCACCGGTGCAGGTGCAGGCGCGGCAAAGCCAGCCTGCAGCCGCTGGGCAGTGA